A DNA window from Malus domestica chromosome 12, GDT2T_hap1 contains the following coding sequences:
- the LOC114820111 gene encoding large ribosomal subunit protein eL21z/eL21y, with the protein MPAGHGLRSRTRDLFSRAFRKKGYIPLSTYLKTYRIGDHVDVKVNGAVHKGMPHKFYHGRTGRVWNVTKRAIGVEINKQVGNRIIRKRIHVRVEHVQPSRCTEEFRLRKIKNDQLKAEAKAKGEVISTKRQPKGPKPGFRVEGAVMETVTPIPYDVVNDLKGGY; encoded by the exons ATGCCGGCTGGACACGGTCTCCGTTCCCGGACTCGTGATTTGTTCTCGAGGGCCTTCAGGAAGAAGGGGTACATCCCGCTCTCCACCTACCTCAAGACCTACCGGATCGGCGACCATGTCGATGTCAAGGTTAACGGCGCCGTCCACAAGGGTATGCCTCACAAGTTCTACCACGGCCGTACCGGTCGCGTCTGGAACGTCACCAAGCGCGCCATCGGTGTCGAGATCAACAAGCAG GTCGGAAACAGAATCATCAGGAAGAGGATCCATGTGCGTGTGGAGCATGTGCAGCCATCAAGATGCACCGAAGAATTCCGTTTGAGGAAGATAAAGAATGATCAGCTGAAGGCCGAGGCTAAGGCAAAGGGTGAGGTCATTAGCACCAAGAGGCAGCCAAAGGGACCCAAGCCTGGTTTCAGGGTGGAAGGTGCCGTCATGGAAACCGTTACTCCCATTCCTTATGATGTCGTCAATGATCTTAAAGGAGGGTACTAG